A window of the Candidatus Rokuibacteriota bacterium genome harbors these coding sequences:
- a CDS encoding cupin domain-containing protein, with product MARPMRRVVTGHNAQGKSVILTDAPSPHALELDGMPGLALINLWVTDGAPASNAGAADAAARPVVLEPPELGTIFRVVDFPPDKGMGGKVDRAKAFAAMGAGHAMDQSDARHPAMHKTNTIDYALVLEGEIWALMDEGETLLRAGDCLIQRGTNHAWSNRMDTPCRVAFILINANPA from the coding sequence ATGGCCAGACCCATGCGCCGCGTCGTTACCGGACACAATGCCCAGGGCAAGTCGGTCATCCTCACGGACGCCCCGTCGCCGCACGCGCTCGAGCTCGACGGCATGCCCGGGCTTGCCCTCATCAACCTGTGGGTGACCGATGGCGCGCCGGCGAGCAACGCGGGCGCGGCCGACGCCGCGGCCCGCCCGGTCGTCCTCGAGCCGCCCGAGCTGGGCACGATTTTCCGGGTGGTCGACTTTCCGCCGGACAAGGGGATGGGGGGCAAGGTCGACCGGGCGAAGGCCTTCGCGGCAATGGGCGCCGGCCACGCGATGGACCAGAGCGACGCGCGGCACCCGGCCATGCACAAGACGAACACGATCGACTACGCGCTCGTTCTAGAAGGCGAGATCTGGGCGCTGATGGACGAAGGCGAAACGCTGCTCAGGGCCGGCGACTGCCTGATCCAGCGCGGGACCAACCACGCGTGGAGCAACCGCATGGACACGCCCTGCCGCGTGGCCTTCATCCTAATCAACGCCAACCCAGCGTAG
- a CDS encoding glucose 1-dehydrogenase — protein sequence MGRLTGRTVLITGAARGIGAACARRLAADGAKLVLADLDGAGAEKLAAELGQVAVRADVTRPEDIDRIVDEPYRRWGRLDVLFNNAGVIRVQPMLEVTGEEWDRVMDVNLRAVFFVLQAVARRMLQQDPMPESELRGKLIQTASIASYRGGSHVTTPYAASKAGVVSLTRSAAQALAPHRITSNCVCPGAVETAMWEQIDREWGALEGLGQGEVWKRRIRNIPLGRPERAEDVAGVVAFLVGPDSDYMTGQALNVDGGIVMGN from the coding sequence ATGGGGCGACTGACGGGACGGACCGTGCTGATCACGGGCGCGGCGCGGGGGATCGGCGCGGCCTGCGCGCGCCGGCTCGCGGCCGACGGCGCGAAACTGGTCCTCGCCGACCTCGACGGGGCGGGGGCGGAGAAACTCGCGGCCGAGCTGGGCCAGGTGGCGGTCCGAGCCGACGTGACCCGCCCCGAGGATATCGACCGGATCGTGGACGAGCCGTACCGGCGCTGGGGGCGGCTCGACGTGCTGTTCAACAATGCCGGTGTCATCCGCGTCCAGCCGATGCTCGAGGTCACGGGGGAGGAATGGGACCGCGTGATGGACGTCAACCTCCGCGCCGTCTTCTTCGTCCTGCAGGCCGTGGCGCGCAGGATGCTTCAGCAGGACCCCATGCCGGAGTCGGAGCTCCGCGGCAAGCTGATCCAGACCGCCTCGATCGCCTCGTACCGGGGAGGCAGCCACGTGACGACGCCCTACGCCGCGTCCAAGGCCGGCGTGGTCAGCCTCACGCGCTCCGCGGCCCAAGCGCTGGCCCCGCATCGGATCACGTCGAACTGCGTCTGCCCGGGCGCAGTCGAGACGGCGATGTGGGAGCAGATCGACCGCGAGTGGGGCGCCCTCGAGGGCCTGGGGCAGGGCGAGGTGTGGAAGCGCCGGATCCGGAACATCCCGCTGGGACGCCCCGAGCGGGCCGAGGACGTCGCCGGCGTCGTGGCGTTTCTCGTCGGGCCCGACTCCGACTACATGACCGGGCAGGCCCTCAACGTGGACGGCGGCATCGTAATGGGCAACTAG
- a CDS encoding acyl-CoA dehydrogenase family protein: MDTGSPAGAGNEYVARARRLAPQIEACADQIEQERRLSQPVLDALFAAGMFRLLLPRSLDGGEVDPATFAAVIEEIAKADASTAWCMCQASGCSMSAAYLPPDVAAEVFGRDPRAVLAWGPGPDARAVAVEGGYRVTGTWSFASGCRHATWLGGHCPISEPDGSPRRNGDGKRVERTMLFPASSAQIVDVWHVSGLKGTGSDAFTVSDLFVPHEYSISRDDPAERRQPGPLYCFPTGSLYASGFAGVALGIARRMLDGLVGLAKEKTPRGFKRLLRDNAVIQSQVGYAEAQLQSARLFLLSSLEEIWRAVGRSGVLTLDQRVLIRLASTYAIHQAKAVADMTHHAGGATSIFIESAFDRGFRDMHAVTQQIQGRQAHFETVGQFLLGHQPDTTFL, from the coding sequence ATGGACACGGGGAGCCCGGCTGGAGCTGGGAACGAGTACGTGGCGCGGGCGCGCCGGCTTGCGCCCCAGATCGAGGCCTGCGCGGACCAGATCGAGCAGGAGCGGCGCCTGTCGCAGCCGGTGCTGGACGCGCTGTTTGCGGCGGGCATGTTCCGGCTGCTGCTGCCCCGCTCGCTCGACGGGGGCGAGGTCGATCCCGCCACCTTCGCTGCCGTCATCGAGGAAATCGCCAAGGCCGACGCGAGCACGGCATGGTGTATGTGCCAGGCGTCCGGCTGCTCGATGTCCGCCGCGTATCTCCCGCCTGACGTCGCGGCGGAGGTCTTCGGCAGGGACCCGCGCGCCGTTCTGGCGTGGGGCCCCGGGCCCGACGCGCGGGCCGTCGCCGTCGAGGGCGGCTATCGCGTGACGGGCACGTGGAGCTTCGCGAGCGGCTGCCGTCACGCGACGTGGCTGGGCGGCCACTGCCCGATCTCTGAGCCTGACGGGAGCCCGCGCCGGAACGGCGACGGCAAGAGGGTCGAGCGGACGATGTTGTTCCCCGCCTCGAGCGCGCAGATCGTGGACGTCTGGCACGTCAGCGGGCTCAAGGGCACCGGGAGCGACGCCTTCACGGTGTCGGATCTCTTCGTGCCCCACGAGTACTCGATCTCGCGGGACGATCCGGCGGAGCGGCGCCAGCCGGGCCCGCTCTACTGCTTCCCGACGGGCTCGCTCTACGCGTCCGGATTCGCCGGAGTCGCCCTCGGCATCGCCCGGCGCATGCTCGACGGACTGGTGGGCCTCGCCAAGGAGAAGACGCCGCGCGGGTTCAAGCGCCTGCTCCGCGACAACGCGGTGATCCAGTCCCAGGTCGGCTACGCCGAGGCGCAGCTGCAATCCGCGCGGCTCTTCCTCTTGAGCTCCCTCGAGGAGATCTGGCGTGCGGTCGGGCGCTCGGGCGTCCTCACGCTCGATCAGCGCGTCCTGATCCGGCTGGCGTCGACCTACGCGATCCACCAGGCGAAGGCCGTCGCCGACATGACGCACCACGCGGGCGGCGCGACGTCGATCTTCATCGAGAGCGCCTTCGACCGCGGGTTCCGCGACATGCACGCCGTCACCCAGCAGATCCAGGGGCGCCAGGCCCACTTCGAGACGGTCGGCCAGTTCCTGCTCGGGCACCAGCCCGACACGACGTTCCTCTAG
- a CDS encoding DJ-1/PfpI family protein, with translation MDRKRVGILIFPNVEVLDFCGPFEVFSVTRLNEAARREEPSPFEVLLVAETMDTVVATGGLKVIPDVTLETCPPLDILVVPGGWGTRAEIKNARLLEWIGERGRQVETLTSVCTGSMLLGQAGLLDGRRATTHWRSLGWMRDSFPAVTVEEKLHVVEDGNVITSAGISAGIDMALRVVIRYFGEAVGRATARNMEYPFPDDNTRRV, from the coding sequence ATGGACCGTAAGCGGGTGGGCATTCTGATCTTCCCGAACGTGGAAGTCCTTGACTTCTGCGGGCCGTTCGAAGTCTTCTCGGTGACGCGGCTCAACGAGGCCGCGCGCCGCGAGGAGCCGTCGCCCTTCGAGGTGCTGCTGGTCGCCGAGACGATGGACACCGTGGTCGCCACGGGCGGCCTGAAGGTCATCCCCGACGTCACGCTCGAGACCTGCCCGCCGCTCGACATCCTCGTGGTGCCCGGCGGCTGGGGCACGCGCGCCGAGATCAAGAACGCGCGTCTGCTGGAGTGGATTGGAGAGCGTGGGCGACAGGTCGAGACGCTCACCTCGGTCTGCACGGGCTCGATGCTGCTGGGGCAGGCCGGGCTGCTCGACGGCCGCCGCGCCACGACGCACTGGCGCTCGCTCGGCTGGATGCGCGACTCTTTCCCGGCCGTGACGGTCGAGGAGAAGCTCCACGTGGTGGAGGACGGCAACGTCATCACGTCGGCCGGCATCTCGGCCGGCATCGACATGGCGCTCCGCGTGGTCATCCGCTACTTCGGCGAGGCCGTCGGCCGCGCGACGGCGCGGAACATGGAGTATCCGTTCCCCGACGATAACACCCGCCGCGTGTAG
- a CDS encoding cyclase family protein, whose translation MVDAVRDMAAKCRNWGKWGPDDELGTLNYITPESVVKATRTVKRGVTFSLAIPFDNTGPQVNQPRRFNPIHRMILTGPDFTTGAFQRPGGVGFADDMIIMPLQCGTQWDALSHCFLGGKLYNGYDANLVSSSGAKRNGIEKMARFIVTRGVLLDFPRLKGVEWLEPGYAITVGDLEAALKTQGVAVGTGDALLIRTGQLAMCRARGGWGDYAGGDAPGLSFSTAEWIHRHELAAVATDTWGMEVRPNEIPDTYQPLHQVLIPTMGMLVGEIFDLEVLAADCARDKVYEFLFTAPPLPITGAVGSPVNPIAIK comes from the coding sequence ATGGTTGATGCGGTTCGGGACATGGCGGCGAAGTGCCGCAACTGGGGCAAGTGGGGGCCGGACGACGAGCTGGGCACGCTGAACTACATCACGCCCGAATCCGTCGTGAAGGCGACACGGACGGTGAAGCGCGGCGTGACGTTCTCGCTCGCGATCCCCTTCGACAACACGGGGCCGCAGGTCAACCAGCCGCGGCGCTTCAACCCCATCCACCGCATGATCCTCACGGGCCCGGACTTCACGACGGGCGCGTTCCAACGCCCCGGCGGCGTCGGGTTCGCCGACGACATGATCATCATGCCGCTCCAGTGCGGGACCCAGTGGGACGCGCTCTCGCACTGCTTCCTCGGCGGCAAGCTCTACAACGGCTACGACGCCAACCTGGTGTCGAGCTCGGGCGCCAAGCGGAACGGGATCGAGAAGATGGCGCGCTTCATCGTGACGCGCGGCGTGCTGCTGGACTTTCCGCGCCTGAAGGGGGTCGAGTGGCTCGAGCCGGGCTACGCGATCACCGTGGGCGACCTGGAGGCGGCGCTCAAGACGCAGGGCGTGGCGGTCGGGACGGGCGACGCGCTCCTGATCCGCACGGGCCAGCTGGCGATGTGCCGCGCGCGCGGCGGGTGGGGCGACTACGCCGGCGGTGATGCGCCCGGTCTCTCCTTCTCGACGGCGGAGTGGATCCACCGCCACGAGCTCGCCGCGGTGGCGACCGACACCTGGGGAATGGAGGTGCGGCCGAACGAGATCCCGGACACCTACCAGCCGCTCCACCAGGTGCTCATTCCCACCATGGGGATGCTCGTGGGCGAAATCTTCGACCTGGAGGTGCTCGCGGCCGACTGCGCCCGCGACAAGGTCTACGAGTTCCTGTTCACCGCGCCGCCGCTGCCGATCACCGGCGCGGTCGGCTCTCCCGTCAACCCGATCGCGATCAAGTAG